In Chloroflexota bacterium, one genomic interval encodes:
- a CDS encoding DUF92 domain-containing protein: MQILIGFLAGIVISLVAWRAGSLSRSGAIAAALTGGLIFGLGGLPWAALLLTFFVTSSALSKTFKQRKIALSEKFAKGSQRDWQQVLANGGLGSVLVIWAFLQPENPLPWLAYLGAMATVNADTWATELGVLSRRPPRLITNGQVVEAGTSGGISFFGTLSTLSGAALVGLVGAAFYLGAGAWPMWLAATLGGVCGSLLDSLLGATVQAIYFCADCQKETERHPVHSCGSETRQIRGWHWLNNDLVNFIASLAGAGITLAVWQIF, encoded by the coding sequence ATGCAAATTCTAATTGGTTTCCTTGCCGGTATTGTCATTAGTCTGGTTGCCTGGCGGGCTGGTTCGCTTTCTCGCAGCGGTGCCATCGCCGCCGCGCTGACGGGCGGGCTGATCTTTGGCCTGGGCGGGCTGCCCTGGGCGGCGTTGCTGTTAACTTTCTTCGTCACATCCAGCGCACTTTCTAAAACTTTCAAACAGCGCAAAATAGCCCTCAGCGAGAAATTTGCCAAAGGCAGCCAGCGTGACTGGCAGCAAGTGCTTGCCAATGGCGGGCTGGGGTCAGTGCTGGTGATTTGGGCTTTTCTCCAGCCGGAAAACCCGCTGCCGTGGCTCGCCTATCTGGGGGCAATGGCAACCGTCAATGCCGACACCTGGGCAACCGAGTTGGGCGTGCTCAGCCGCAGGCCGCCGCGCCTGATTACAAATGGTCAGGTAGTGGAAGCGGGAACCTCGGGGGGAATCTCGTTTTTCGGGACGCTCTCAACCCTGAGCGGAGCCGCGTTGGTGGGGCTGGTGGGAGCAGCGTTCTACCTCGGGGCGGGCGCGTGGCCTATGTGGCTGGCAGCCACCCTCGGGGGAGTTTGCGGTTCCCTGCTCGATTCGCTGCTGGGCGCCACGGTTCAGGCGATCTACTTCTGCGCTGATTGTCAAAAAGAGACCGAACGCCATCCCGTGCATTCTTGCGGATCAGAAACCAGGCAAATCCGCGGCTGGCACTGGCTGAATAATGATTTGGTCAATTTCATCGCTTCGCTAGCGGGGGCCGGGATTACCCTGGCGGTTTGGCAAATTTTCTAA
- a CDS encoding glycosyltransferase, with the protein MPMLFSSLACLIALILIYWLHSRVAIEVAISPAPLPPDAPAPLISIIVPARNEARNIRRCAETLLAQSYPNFELIVVDDRSTDATPQILAELAAQAARLRVLTGREKPPEWAGKPHALVQGVEIARGEWLCFVDADTFAHQHLISSACLAAGEQQADLFTLLTDQELGTFWEKAVLPLVFTGLAFGFPARQVNDPAKPEAIANGQFFLICRAAYEDVGGHRAVHNRIDEDKAFAEVVKGAGYRLFIADGRAVARTRMYTSLPEMWEGWTKNIFLGLRDRLGLLAFGAFAALMGALALPAWLLAGLLWFAAAGGLPAFVVTLEALLVWGFLLYWRARSAQAFQISGWYAFTLPLGAAIFAAMMFASAYKVLFGRGVTWKGRQYQGR; encoded by the coding sequence ATGCCCATGCTGTTTTCTTCCCTTGCCTGTTTGATTGCGCTGATACTCATCTATTGGCTTCATAGCCGCGTTGCTATTGAAGTTGCCATCTCCCCGGCGCCTTTACCCCCGGATGCACCAGCCCCACTAATTTCCATCATTGTTCCGGCGCGCAACGAAGCCCGCAATATCCGTCGTTGCGCGGAAACTTTGCTGGCGCAATCGTATCCCAATTTCGAACTTATTGTGGTGGATGATCGCTCTACCGATGCCACCCCCCAAATTCTGGCAGAACTTGCCGCGCAAGCTGCGCGTTTGCGTGTATTGACGGGCAGGGAAAAGCCCCCAGAATGGGCGGGGAAACCCCATGCCCTGGTGCAGGGCGTCGAAATTGCCCGCGGCGAATGGCTGTGCTTTGTCGATGCGGACACCTTCGCCCACCAACATTTAATTTCCAGCGCTTGTCTCGCAGCAGGTGAACAGCAAGCCGATCTGTTCACCCTGCTCACCGATCAGGAGTTGGGCACTTTTTGGGAGAAAGCCGTCCTGCCGCTGGTATTCACCGGGTTGGCCTTTGGCTTTCCCGCCCGGCAAGTCAACGATCCCGCAAAACCCGAAGCAATTGCCAACGGCCAGTTTTTCCTCATTTGTCGGGCTGCCTATGAAGACGTTGGCGGCCATAGGGCCGTTCATAATCGCATCGACGAAGATAAAGCCTTCGCCGAAGTTGTCAAAGGCGCGGGCTATCGTCTTTTCATTGCGGATGGGCGCGCCGTGGCGCGCACGCGTATGTACACATCCCTGCCCGAAATGTGGGAAGGCTGGACCAAGAATATTTTTTTAGGGTTACGCGACCGTTTGGGTTTACTGGCATTTGGCGCCTTCGCCGCGCTAATGGGCGCGCTGGCGCTGCCTGCCTGGCTGCTGGCCGGATTGCTCTGGTTCGCCGCGGCGGGCGGCTTACCCGCGTTCGTGGTGACACTCGAAGCGCTGCTGGTATGGGGCTTTTTGCTCTACTGGCGTGCTCGCTCAGCGCAGGCTTTTCAAATTTCAGGCTGGTATGCGTTCACCCTACCCCTCGGCGCGGCAATCTTCGCGGCGATGATGTTTGCATCGGCCTATAAAGTACTCTTTGGCCGTGGCGTCACCTGGAAAGGGCGGCAATATCAGGGGCGTTAG
- a CDS encoding SMC family ATPase produces the protein MIPISLTLSGFLSYQDPVEIDFTAFDLACIAGANGAGKSSILDAITWVLFGQARQRGDTIINNQSEQAEVIFSFHYEENRYQIKRNNPRGKAGMLEFNIAQQSANGESGVSVPSAPAWKSISERTIRETQQRIEETLRLDYETFVNAAFFLQGKADQFTQQRASDRKRILASILGLEVWETYRKRAGDQRKQIESQIAALDGRLSEIHAELSEETVRKKRLKDLESALKQIAEGRTLQEASLEQIKQLNQLLDERRKGRDALAQRLVAEKERRASLTEKLADRQKESESYAQILARAPEIEHDHQRWQQIRVDLARWDETAGEFREHEKRRQEPLSRIDAESARLSQELKTLQEQQVAISEQWSVASHQRSTRDALQLQITSLQSQIETRQFLEAELTTAHERLAAAKAENPRLKADMDELKARIDRLIAADESESCCPLCEQPLSPDERQRLIDDLAAQGTEMGDKHRSNRDLLKEADELVSNLQLQITNLQSVDEDLRTKARQYDQLAAQIEQAEVAQAAWEQEVQPRLDEITYNLQHETFNPSARAELAQIDAELKAIGYDAAAHDIARKTERELHSIEEERLTLEKAKAANEPIAREIAEIEVQLEHLAQSIAALEQDFTAAEQIVAEAEQSAPDLRQARLALLDLQEQENRLRMEVGAAQQNVQVLDDLRLRRKELEAERQSLAKRSGQYKQLETAFGKDGVPALLIEQALPQIETRANDILDRLSGGEMFIRFDTQRELKTREHLKETLDIRISDSAGLRDYELYSGGEAFRVNFAIRLALSEVLAQRAGARLQTLVIDEGFGSQDEVGRQRLLEAINLVKADFAKILVITHIDSLKDAFPARIEVEKTPHGSVVKVI, from the coding sequence ATGATCCCCATCTCCCTTACACTTTCTGGTTTTCTCTCCTATCAAGACCCCGTCGAGATCGATTTCACCGCTTTCGATCTGGCGTGTATCGCCGGGGCCAACGGGGCAGGCAAATCTTCTATTTTGGATGCCATCACCTGGGTTTTGTTTGGTCAGGCTCGCCAGCGCGGCGATACCATCATCAATAATCAATCCGAACAGGCTGAAGTCATTTTTAGCTTCCACTACGAAGAAAACCGTTACCAGATCAAACGCAACAACCCGCGCGGCAAGGCCGGGATGCTAGAATTCAATATTGCGCAGCAAAGTGCGAATGGCGAGTCAGGCGTTAGTGTTCCGAGCGCCCCCGCCTGGAAATCGATCAGTGAGCGCACCATTCGCGAGACACAGCAACGCATTGAAGAGACTTTGCGTCTGGATTATGAAACTTTTGTCAACGCGGCTTTTTTCTTGCAGGGCAAGGCCGACCAGTTTACTCAACAACGCGCCAGTGACCGCAAACGCATTTTAGCCAGCATTCTTGGCCTCGAGGTGTGGGAAACCTACCGCAAACGCGCGGGTGATCAGCGTAAACAAATCGAAAGCCAGATCGCCGCCCTGGATGGACGTTTATCGGAAATTCATGCTGAACTCTCTGAGGAAACCGTCCGCAAAAAACGCCTGAAAGATTTGGAAAGCGCGCTTAAACAGATTGCTGAAGGGCGCACCCTGCAAGAAGCGAGTCTGGAACAGATCAAACAACTCAATCAATTATTGGATGAACGGCGCAAAGGGCGCGACGCGCTCGCTCAACGTCTGGTTGCCGAAAAAGAGCGCCGCGCTTCATTGACTGAAAAATTAGCGGATCGGCAAAAAGAGAGCGAATCCTACGCTCAGATTTTGGCGCGTGCCCCCGAAATCGAGCACGATCATCAGCGTTGGCAGCAAATCCGCGTCGACCTGGCGCGCTGGGATGAAACCGCCGGAGAATTCCGTGAGCACGAAAAACGCCGTCAGGAACCGTTAAGCCGCATCGATGCCGAAAGCGCCCGCCTTTCTCAGGAATTAAAAACCCTTCAGGAACAACAGGTGGCGATCAGTGAGCAGTGGTCAGTGGCTAGCCATCAGCGCTCAACGCGTGATGCGCTCCAACTGCAAATTACTTCTCTTCAATCCCAAATCGAAACGCGCCAATTCCTTGAAGCCGAACTGACTACGGCTCACGAACGTCTCGCCGCGGCAAAGGCCGAGAATCCGCGTCTCAAAGCCGATATGGACGAACTCAAAGCGCGCATTGACCGTTTAATCGCCGCCGATGAAAGCGAGTCGTGCTGTCCGCTGTGCGAACAACCGCTCAGCCCCGATGAACGCCAACGCCTGATTGATGACCTCGCCGCCCAGGGAACTGAAATGGGTGACAAGCACCGCTCCAATCGTGATCTGCTAAAAGAAGCCGACGAGCTTGTCAGCAATCTCCAATTGCAAATTACCAATCTCCAATCCGTTGATGAAGACCTGCGCACAAAAGCGCGCCAATACGACCAACTCGCCGCGCAGATCGAACAGGCCGAAGTTGCGCAAGCCGCCTGGGAACAAGAAGTTCAGCCGCGGCTTGATGAAATAACCTATAACCTTCAACATGAAACCTTTAACCCATCTGCCCGCGCCGAATTGGCCCAGATTGACGCTGAACTCAAAGCGATCGGCTACGATGCCGCCGCTCACGATATTGCCCGTAAAACTGAGCGAGAATTACACAGCATCGAAGAAGAGCGGTTGACTTTGGAAAAAGCCAAAGCAGCCAACGAGCCTATCGCGCGTGAAATCGCCGAAATCGAAGTGCAGCTTGAGCATTTGGCGCAAAGTATCGCCGCGTTGGAACAAGATTTCACCGCCGCCGAACAGATAGTAGCTGAGGCCGAACAAAGCGCCCCCGATCTGCGTCAGGCGCGGTTAGCCTTGCTTGATCTGCAAGAACAGGAAAATCGCCTGCGCATGGAAGTGGGCGCAGCACAACAAAATGTGCAGGTACTGGACGATCTGCGCCTGCGCCGCAAAGAACTTGAAGCCGAGCGCCAAAGCCTCGCCAAACGCAGCGGGCAATACAAACAACTCGAAACCGCCTTTGGCAAAGATGGCGTTCCCGCGTTGCTCATCGAACAGGCCTTGCCGCAAATTGAAACCCGCGCCAATGATATTCTTGACCGGCTCAGCGGCGGCGAAATGTTCATTCGCTTTGATACACAACGCGAACTTAAAACCCGCGAGCATCTCAAAGAAACCCTCGATATTCGCATCAGCGACAGCGCCGGTTTGCGCGATTACGAACTCTACAGCGGCGGGGAGGCCTTTCGGGTTAATTTCGCCATCCGACTGGCGCTCTCCGAAGTATTGGCCCAGCGTGCCGGAGCGCGGCTGCAAACTCTGGTCATTGATGAAGGCTTCGGCAGCCAGGATGAAGTTGGACGCCAACGCTTACTCGAAGCCATCAACCTGGTCAAAGCCGATTTTGCCAAAATTCTGGTCATCACGCATATCGACTCGCTCAAAGATGCCTTCCCGGCGCGCATTGAAGTGGAGAAAACCCCACACGGCAGTGTGGTGAAGGTCATCTGA
- a CDS encoding Crp/Fnr family transcriptional regulator, which yields MPLASATQLHSFSADEMIFLEDDLSEGLYIIRRGSVKLSKISPQGRELVLNVLETGESFNEVPVFDQGGNPVTVSALEESELWIVNAAAIRAALSEHPQLAQTIILNLAQNLRMLVSMVEELSFYQVTTRLARLLSSLSPEQLTGHPGQRLTQDDLAVRVGTVREVVARSLRKLELSGAISVSRNKIVILEAEKLMEWAHSPDGDVQ from the coding sequence ATGCCATTGGCAAGCGCTACGCAGTTACATAGTTTTTCGGCCGATGAGATGATTTTTTTGGAAGATGATCTCAGCGAAGGGTTGTACATTATTCGCCGCGGCAGTGTGAAACTATCAAAAATATCGCCTCAGGGGCGCGAGTTGGTGTTGAACGTGCTGGAAACTGGCGAGTCTTTCAACGAAGTGCCAGTTTTCGATCAAGGGGGCAATCCAGTAACGGTTTCGGCGCTTGAAGAAAGCGAATTATGGATTGTCAACGCGGCGGCCATTCGCGCAGCGTTGTCTGAACACCCCCAATTAGCGCAAACGATCATACTCAATTTAGCACAAAATTTGCGTATGCTGGTAAGCATGGTTGAGGAACTATCGTTTTACCAGGTGACAACGCGATTGGCGCGGTTGTTGAGCAGCTTATCGCCCGAACAGTTAACCGGCCATCCGGGGCAGCGTCTGACACAGGATGATTTAGCCGTTCGTGTAGGGACTGTACGCGAAGTTGTGGCACGTTCGTTACGCAAATTGGAACTGAGCGGCGCAATTTCAGTTTCGCGCAACAAAATTGTTATTCTGGAAGCAGAAAAACTAATGGAATGGGCACATTCGCCCGACGGAGACGTTCAGTAG
- a CDS encoding phosphoribosyltransferase, whose protein sequence is MRHEFLSWDEVDRLIDHLIPQFDLEFDGMVMITRGGIIPGGMLAEALGITHVLTAAVNFPAEMERDYSRLFAWPEFMQFPEDELLEARRILVVDDVWGSGRTITAVRNRVGSAGGVPYTGVLHFNPYRNLFGTARPDYYAAVTDAHIVYPWEIDRGPDRILGAPMGEG, encoded by the coding sequence ATGCGTCACGAGTTTCTTTCCTGGGACGAAGTTGACCGGTTGATCGATCACCTGATTCCCCAATTTGATCTTGAGTTCGATGGTATGGTGATGATTACTCGCGGGGGTATTATTCCGGGCGGAATGCTGGCGGAGGCGTTGGGCATTACACATGTACTCACCGCCGCGGTGAATTTTCCGGCTGAGATGGAGCGTGATTATTCGCGGCTCTTTGCCTGGCCGGAATTTATGCAGTTCCCTGAGGATGAGTTATTGGAAGCCCGTCGCATTTTGGTTGTGGATGATGTCTGGGGGTCGGGCCGCACCATCACGGCGGTGCGTAATCGGGTTGGCTCGGCGGGGGGTGTTCCTTATACCGGTGTATTACATTTCAATCCGTACCGCAATTTGTTTGGCACGGCACGCCCCGATTATTACGCCGCCGTGACCGATGCACATATTGTTTACCCCTGGGAGATTGACCGCGGCCCCGACCGTATTTTGGGTGCGCCAATGGGCGAAGGTTAA
- the priA gene encoding primosomal protein N' yields the protein MTIFVEVVVNISQVSGVFHYHLPPELEGKISTGHLVTVPFGRQTVQGVVLQTVTEASTPETRPVMSLLDPQPVLSAAQIRLAQHIATQSLTPLAACLNLMLPPGLSQMADTLYELTEGGKQATTDVSGLPSLISGQELTKPQWKLLALLAERGPLRGRQIDHHLPRKRWRATAGALARRGMLTSQAILTEPTVSVKKERVARLLASPEAAAAQMDSLGRKDSPALARRQKILQALLAQQDKLPAKKLYELSGGNSADLNQLAARGLIAIEEEQVWRDPLEGIEFVAETPPELTRAQADVWAQVEAALRQTAAGESAAPCLLYGVTGSGKTEIYLRAVAETLQQGRQAIILVPEIALTPQTVRRFVARFPDRVGLVHSGLSAGERYDTWRRARSGEIDVVVGPRSALFTPFANVGLIVVDECHDGSYYQGEPAPSYHAREAAAAYALQVGAVCLMGSATPDVVSTYRAARGEWTPLSLPDRILAHKQAIAAWQVSHSRYQPLEHDAETIDLPPVNVVDMRAELKAGNRSIFSQSLQAALAHVLEHGQQAILFLNRRGTATYVFCRECGYSLQCPRCDIPLTYHVHADERSNALLCHRCNYRRQMPTKCPQCGGTKIRQYGTGTEKVESEVQALFPGARTLRWDWSTTRKKGSHDAILSQFAAHEADVLIGTQMLAKGLDLPLVTLVGAVLADVGLNLPDYRATERVFQVLTQVAGRAGRSPLGGQMILQTFQPEHYVIQTASQHSYREFYRQEIAYRRELGYPPFARLARLEFRGQDAAQVEESAQSAARQLAALDDQRNEIIGPVPCFFSRVSGIYRWQILLRGPNPTAGLDEYLLKSCRVEVDPISLL from the coding sequence ATGACCATTTTTGTAGAAGTGGTTGTGAATATCTCCCAGGTTTCTGGGGTTTTTCATTACCATTTACCCCCTGAACTGGAAGGAAAAATCTCAACCGGGCATTTGGTCACGGTGCCCTTTGGACGTCAGACCGTGCAGGGCGTGGTGCTGCAGACTGTGACCGAAGCCAGCACACCGGAAACGCGCCCGGTGATGTCACTTCTAGACCCGCAACCGGTGCTCTCAGCGGCGCAAATTCGGCTGGCGCAGCATATCGCCACACAATCGCTGACCCCTTTGGCGGCTTGTCTGAATCTGATGCTGCCGCCCGGCCTCAGCCAGATGGCGGATACGTTGTACGAGTTAACAGAAGGCGGGAAGCAAGCAACGACCGATGTCAGCGGTCTTCCGTCTCTGATCTCCGGTCAAGAATTGACCAAACCCCAATGGAAACTTCTCGCCCTGCTCGCCGAGCGCGGCCCATTGCGCGGCCGTCAGATTGACCATCATTTGCCGCGTAAACGCTGGCGGGCAACTGCGGGGGCGTTGGCGCGCCGCGGTATGCTGACCAGTCAGGCTATCCTCACCGAACCGACCGTATCCGTAAAAAAAGAACGCGTGGCGCGCTTGCTGGCCTCCCCGGAGGCAGCCGCGGCCCAAATGGATTCGCTGGGGCGCAAAGACAGCCCGGCGCTGGCCCGGCGGCAGAAAATATTGCAAGCGCTGTTGGCGCAGCAAGACAAACTCCCGGCGAAAAAATTATATGAACTCAGCGGGGGAAATTCCGCAGACCTGAATCAGCTCGCCGCCCGCGGGCTGATTGCCATCGAGGAAGAGCAAGTCTGGCGCGACCCGCTCGAAGGGATAGAATTCGTTGCCGAGACTCCCCCCGAGTTGACGCGGGCACAGGCCGATGTTTGGGCGCAGGTAGAAGCCGCTCTTCGGCAAACCGCCGCGGGCGAGTCCGCGGCGCCCTGCCTGCTCTACGGCGTCACCGGTTCGGGCAAAACCGAAATCTATCTGCGCGCCGTCGCCGAAACCTTGCAGCAAGGGCGGCAGGCCATCATCCTGGTTCCCGAAATCGCCCTCACGCCGCAAACTGTGCGGCGTTTCGTGGCGCGCTTCCCCGATCGCGTGGGCCTGGTGCATTCCGGGCTGTCGGCAGGCGAGCGTTATGATACCTGGCGCCGCGCCCGCAGCGGCGAGATTGATGTGGTAGTGGGGCCGCGCAGCGCGCTCTTTACGCCTTTTGCCAATGTCGGGTTGATTGTGGTGGATGAGTGTCATGATGGCTCGTATTATCAGGGGGAACCTGCGCCGAGTTACCATGCGCGTGAAGCGGCGGCGGCGTACGCCCTCCAGGTGGGTGCGGTCTGCCTGATGGGATCGGCTACTCCCGATGTAGTCAGCACCTACCGCGCCGCCCGCGGCGAGTGGACGCCCCTGAGCCTCCCCGACCGCATTCTGGCACACAAACAAGCGATTGCTGCCTGGCAGGTTTCGCATAGCCGCTATCAGCCCCTGGAGCATGACGCCGAGACGATTGATCTGCCCCCGGTGAACGTTGTGGATATGCGCGCTGAACTGAAAGCGGGCAACCGCTCTATTTTTAGCCAATCTTTGCAGGCTGCGTTGGCGCATGTGCTGGAACACGGTCAGCAGGCGATTCTGTTTCTCAACCGGCGCGGTACAGCCACGTATGTTTTTTGTCGCGAATGCGGTTATTCGCTCCAGTGCCCGCGTTGTGATATTCCGCTAACGTATCACGTTCATGCAGATGAACGTTCAAACGCTCTGCTTTGCCATCGCTGCAATTATCGCCGCCAAATGCCCACCAAATGCCCGCAGTGCGGCGGAACCAAAATTCGGCAATATGGTACCGGAACCGAAAAGGTCGAGAGCGAGGTGCAGGCCTTGTTCCCCGGCGCGCGCACCCTGCGTTGGGATTGGAGTACAACCCGTAAAAAAGGTTCTCACGATGCCATTTTGAGCCAGTTCGCCGCCCACGAAGCCGATGTACTGATCGGCACGCAGATGCTTGCCAAGGGCCTGGATTTGCCGCTGGTGACGCTGGTGGGGGCGGTGCTGGCCGATGTGGGCTTGAATTTACCCGATTACCGCGCCACGGAACGCGTCTTTCAGGTGCTTACACAGGTGGCCGGGCGCGCCGGGCGCAGTCCGTTGGGCGGGCAGATGATTTTACAAACTTTCCAGCCGGAGCATTATGTCATTCAGACTGCGTCTCAACACAGTTACCGGGAATTTTACCGCCAGGAGATCGCCTATCGTCGGGAGTTGGGTTATCCACCCTTTGCGCGTTTGGCGCGTTTAGAATTCCGTGGGCAGGATGCCGCCCAGGTAGAAGAATCCGCCCAGAGCGCAGCTCGTCAGCTCGCCGCCCTGGACGATCAACGCAATGAAATTATTGGCCCGGTACCGTGCTTTTTTAGCCGCGTTTCTGGCATTTATCGCTGGCAAATTTTACTGCGCGGCCCGAACCCCACCGCCGGGCTGGATGAATATCTGCTAAAATCGTGCCGCGTTGAGGTGGATCCGATTTCTTTGCTATAA
- a CDS encoding HlyC/CorC family transporter has translation MEQTIGIDLLKLVGVFFLVLANGFFVAAEFALVSVRRTRIAELVAQGNLAARWVQKALENPDRVIAATQLGITLASLGLGWVGEPALSHLLEPLIQLFPIDIQSDVSHSIAAGISFAIITFLHVVVGELAPKSIALQNPEGTSLWVARPTLWTEWIFKPFIWALNGTGNYLLKLVGVEPAEGHELVHSVEELKMLVTASAEGGVVGSEESEMLHAIFNINNLLVRQVMNPRTEVTALEADTSLENSIAVAIESTFSKFPVYQDDLDTILGVVHIRDLLRAQQDPDRKNSTARTLAREALFVPESLPLKNVLQQLRDRRQHIAIVIDEFGGTAGVVTLEDIMEEIIGEVSDPFDSPHPEIQVQADGTVIIEGLALIEEVNEKLELTLDAPHYDTIAGYVLGMLDRMPEIGDSINIGLGLCLKVIKMDGMRIEQLSLSRVEKAPADA, from the coding sequence ATGGAACAAACCATCGGAATAGATTTACTCAAACTTGTAGGGGTTTTCTTTCTGGTTCTGGCCAATGGCTTTTTTGTTGCCGCCGAATTTGCTCTGGTGAGTGTGCGCCGTACACGCATTGCCGAACTGGTAGCTCAGGGCAACCTGGCGGCGCGCTGGGTGCAAAAAGCGCTGGAAAACCCGGATCGTGTCATCGCGGCTACGCAATTAGGGATCACATTAGCCAGTTTGGGGTTGGGCTGGGTGGGTGAACCGGCCCTGTCACATCTTCTGGAACCGCTGATTCAACTATTCCCTATCGATATACAAAGTGATGTTTCGCACAGTATTGCCGCGGGGATATCTTTTGCGATCATTACGTTTTTGCACGTTGTGGTTGGTGAACTCGCGCCGAAATCAATCGCACTTCAAAATCCAGAGGGTACATCACTATGGGTAGCTCGCCCCACCCTTTGGACCGAATGGATTTTTAAACCCTTTATTTGGGCGTTGAATGGTACTGGGAATTATTTGCTAAAGCTTGTCGGCGTGGAGCCTGCCGAAGGTCATGAACTGGTTCATTCCGTAGAAGAATTGAAAATGCTGGTGACTGCCAGCGCAGAAGGCGGCGTGGTCGGTTCTGAAGAAAGCGAAATGCTGCACGCTATATTTAATATTAATAATCTCCTCGTTCGTCAGGTAATGAACCCGCGCACCGAAGTTACCGCGCTCGAAGCCGACACATCGTTAGAAAACAGCATCGCCGTGGCAATTGAGTCCACCTTCAGTAAATTCCCGGTTTATCAGGATGATCTCGACACAATTCTGGGCGTGGTGCATATTCGCGACCTGTTGCGCGCACAACAAGACCCAGATCGCAAAAACAGCACGGCGCGCACGCTGGCGCGCGAAGCCCTTTTTGTGCCGGAGAGTTTGCCGCTTAAGAATGTGTTACAACAATTGCGCGACCGTCGCCAGCATATTGCCATTGTGATTGACGAATTTGGGGGCACAGCAGGCGTGGTGACGCTTGAAGACATTATGGAAGAAATTATCGGTGAAGTCAGCGATCCCTTTGATTCGCCGCATCCTGAAATACAAGTCCAGGCCGATGGCACGGTTATCATCGAGGGGTTGGCGCTCATCGAAGAAGTCAACGAAAAACTGGAGCTGACGCTCGATGCGCCACATTACGATACGATTGCCGGTTATGTCCTCGGGATGCTCGACAGAATGCCCGAAATTGGAGACAGCATCAATATTGGCCTGGGCTTGTGTCTGAAAGTGATCAAAATGGATGGGATGCGCATTGAACAGCTCTCCCTAAGTCGTGTTGAAAAAGCCCCGGCGGATGCATAA